Proteins encoded by one window of Candidatus Limnocylindria bacterium:
- a CDS encoding Rrf2 family transcriptional regulator, whose protein sequence is MLGNPQNAFHVSTRGEYGMRLMVDLARHWQKGSVSLHAVAQREDLPEAYLEQLVAVLRKAGLVNGKRGAGGGYTLARDPSAITAGDIVRALEGPIEPQICTAEGDPVVNCIREQDCGTRAVWVKLQSTIAHALDGMTLADLTKEKVTVA, encoded by the coding sequence GTGCTCGGAAATCCTCAGAACGCCTTCCACGTCTCCACGCGGGGCGAGTACGGCATGCGCCTGATGGTCGACCTTGCGCGGCACTGGCAGAAGGGCAGCGTTTCGCTCCACGCGGTCGCGCAGCGCGAGGATCTTCCCGAGGCATACCTCGAGCAGCTCGTCGCGGTGCTTCGCAAGGCGGGTCTCGTGAACGGGAAACGCGGCGCCGGCGGCGGGTACACACTCGCGCGCGATCCATCGGCGATCACGGCGGGTGACATCGTGCGCGCGCTCGAGGGTCCGATCGAGCCGCAGATCTGCACCGCCGAGGGCGACCCCGTGGTGAATTGCATCCGCGAACAGGACTGCGGGACCCGCGCGGTGTGGGTGAAGCTGCAGTCGACCATCGCGCACGCGCTCGACGGCATGACGCTGGCCGATCTCACGAAGGAGAAGGTGACCGTTGCCTGA
- a CDS encoding SufS family cysteine desulfurase, giving the protein MTVTIKPANAVRSPLDVARVRADFPILSRTVNGKQVVYLDNAATSQKPRQVIDAMSAVFEEYNANIHRGVYEFSETTTAAFEGARARVAKFIGAKEDREVIFVRNATEGVNLVAYTWGRDNIKSGDRIISTVLEHHSDFVPWQQLAKDVGARIVMIDVDEDGRLRRDQLSAELKKGAKLLAITHTSNGLGTVNPIKEIVAEAHSAGATVLVDAAQAVPHTPVDVTDLACDFLVFSGHKMLAPPGSGAVWARIALLERMRPFLFGGDMISRVTVEKTEWNELPWKFEAGTSSYVDAIGLGAAVDYLEAVGVAKIHEHELSLVGYLLPRLAEISGVTIYGPKTLDDRVGVVSFNIEGIHPHDVATIFDREGVCVRAGHHCNQLLMTRLGVAATTRASFYLYNTTAECDALLGAIDKAKKVFKV; this is encoded by the coding sequence GTGACGGTAACGATCAAGCCTGCCAACGCCGTGCGCTCGCCGCTCGACGTCGCGCGGGTCCGCGCCGACTTCCCGATCCTGTCGCGTACCGTGAATGGAAAGCAGGTCGTGTACCTCGACAACGCGGCGACGAGCCAGAAGCCGCGGCAGGTGATCGACGCGATGAGCGCGGTGTTCGAGGAGTACAACGCGAACATCCACCGCGGCGTGTACGAGTTCAGCGAGACGACGACCGCCGCGTTCGAGGGCGCGCGTGCGAGGGTCGCGAAGTTCATCGGCGCGAAGGAGGACCGCGAGGTCATCTTCGTGCGCAACGCGACCGAAGGCGTGAACCTGGTCGCGTACACCTGGGGCCGAGACAACATCAAGTCAGGGGATCGCATCATCTCGACGGTCCTCGAGCATCACTCGGACTTCGTGCCGTGGCAGCAGCTCGCGAAGGACGTCGGCGCGCGGATCGTGATGATCGACGTCGACGAGGATGGACGGCTGCGCCGCGATCAGCTGTCGGCGGAGCTGAAGAAGGGCGCGAAGCTCCTCGCGATCACGCATACCTCGAACGGCCTTGGGACAGTGAACCCGATCAAGGAGATCGTCGCCGAGGCGCATTCCGCCGGCGCGACGGTTCTCGTCGATGCGGCGCAGGCCGTTCCGCACACGCCCGTCGACGTGACGGACCTGGCCTGCGATTTCCTGGTCTTCAGCGGTCACAAGATGCTCGCGCCGCCCGGCTCCGGTGCGGTCTGGGCGCGCATAGCGCTTCTCGAGCGCATGCGGCCGTTCCTCTTCGGTGGAGACATGATCAGCCGAGTCACTGTCGAAAAGACGGAGTGGAACGAGCTGCCGTGGAAGTTCGAGGCGGGCACCTCCTCGTACGTCGACGCCATCGGCCTCGGCGCTGCCGTGGACTATCTCGAGGCCGTCGGTGTCGCGAAGATCCACGAGCACGAGCTCTCGCTCGTTGGGTATCTGCTCCCGCGACTCGCTGAGATCTCCGGCGTCACGATCTATGGGCCCAAGACGCTCGATGACCGGGTTGGCGTTGTCTCGTTCAACATCGAAGGGATCCACCCGCACGATGTCGCGACGATCTTCGACCGCGAGGGCGTCTGTGTTCGGGCCGGCCACCACTGCAACCAGCTGCTCATGACGCGCCTCGGCGTCGCCGCGACGACGCGCGCGTCGTTCTACCTCTACAACACGACCGCTGAGTGCGACGCGCTCCTGGGCGCAATAGACAAGGCCAAGAAAGTGTTCAAGGTCTAG
- the sufC gene encoding Fe-S cluster assembly ATPase SufC, with the protein MPDLVIKDLHVNVEGKQILKGIDLVVHSGEVHAIMGPNGSGKSTLALTVMGHPRYKVTRGEVTYGGRDVLKMAVDERARAGLFLAFQYPAAIPGVSVANFLRTAINARRAEPGVTAGNAAEARKNDMPIPQFRKLLAEKMKLLEIDDSFITRSVNDGFSGGEKKRLETLQMHMFGPSLALMDETDSGLDIDALKIVAHAIESLRGPEVGILLITHYERILKFVQPDFVHVLVDGRVVRTGGRELAAELEAKGYDFVRDELYREGAA; encoded by the coding sequence TTGCCTGATCTCGTCATCAAGGACCTCCACGTGAACGTGGAGGGCAAGCAGATCCTCAAGGGGATCGACCTGGTCGTCCATAGCGGGGAAGTGCACGCGATCATGGGCCCGAACGGCTCCGGCAAGAGCACGCTCGCGCTCACGGTCATGGGCCACCCTCGCTACAAGGTCACGCGCGGCGAAGTGACGTACGGCGGCCGCGATGTGCTCAAGATGGCCGTCGACGAACGCGCACGCGCGGGCCTCTTCCTGGCGTTCCAGTATCCGGCCGCGATCCCGGGTGTCTCGGTCGCGAACTTCCTGCGCACCGCGATCAACGCGCGTCGCGCGGAGCCCGGCGTGACCGCCGGCAATGCGGCTGAAGCGCGGAAGAACGACATGCCGATACCGCAGTTCCGGAAGCTCCTTGCGGAGAAGATGAAGCTGCTCGAGATCGACGACTCGTTCATCACGCGCTCGGTGAACGACGGATTCTCCGGTGGCGAGAAGAAGCGTCTCGAGACGCTCCAGATGCACATGTTCGGACCGTCGCTCGCCCTGATGGACGAGACGGACTCCGGCCTGGACATCGACGCGCTCAAGATCGTCGCGCACGCGATCGAATCGCTGCGTGGTCCTGAGGTCGGGATCCTCCTCATCACCCACTACGAGCGCATCTTGAAATTCGTGCAACCGGATTTCGTGCACGTCCTCGTCGACGGCCGTGTCGTGCGCACCGGCGGGCGCGAGCTCGCCGCCGAGCTCGAAGCGAAGGGGTACGACTTCGTACGCGACGAGCTGTACAGGGAGGGCGCAGCGTGA